A region of the Actinomycetota bacterium genome:
AGGTGCCACAGCCACGTCTCGTCGTCGACGCCCTCGGCGATCTGCGCGAACACCGCGAGGTTCTGCGCCTTGAGGTTCAGCCTGTCGTCTGGTCCGCGGAAGAAGAACGCCTTCTCCTCGACGTCGCCCTGCGCGTACTTGCGGCGGTGCCTTCGCCGTTCCTGGCCCGGTTCGACGGGGGCGAACGCGATCGGGGACTCTTCGACGAACCACGCGACGGCCTGCCCTTCGTCCGGTCGAACGGCGTCGTCCCGCGGCGGCTCGACGCCTACAACGTTCGCGAACTTCCCCAGGGACTCGCTCGCTCCCTTGGAGGGCGTCAGCACCAGGTTCACCGGTTCGAGTGCCGCCGGCGACATCGCGTCGGCGTGCACGGTGACCATCACGACCGAGGCGACCCGTCGCGGGAGCGTCGCCTCCGGCGTCTGCAGGCCCGACGGGAGCAGGTGGTGCGCCTCGTCCACGACCAGCCAGTGCGGACGGCCGGTCTCGGCGCGCAGCTCCTGGAGCCTCGGTAGGAGCGAGCTCAGGAAGCCCGGACGGTCGTCGAGCCGCTCACCGAGCAGGTTCAGGACCAGGTTGATGTCGGGATCGACGAGCGCGTCGAGCGCCTCGTCGACGGTCGGTGCCCCGTCGTGAGATCCGAGGACCACCCCGTGCTCGAGCTCCTCGTAGTCGCCTTCCGGATCGATCAGGCAGAACTGGTACGCGTGCTCCACCAGCTCTTCGAGGAACGCCGTGACGAGCGTCGACTTCCCACTGCCGGATGGTCCGGTGACCAGCACGTTCGTGCGGTAGGGCCGAACCCGCACCGGTTCGCCGTCCTCGGCGGTCCCGATCACGATGTCGTGACGTGGAAGGCGCTCGTCGAGAAGCTCGAGGTCCGACTCGAGCAGCCCGTCGCAGAGCTCGCGAACGCCGTCGCCCCGGGTGCCGTTCGTCACGTAGTCGCATCGGTCCTTCACGGCGGGGAGCGCGTTCGCCACGGCCACCGAGAGCTCGCACGCATCGAGGAACGCGTGGTCGTTCTCCGCGTCGCCCACGCCGACGACGTTGTGCGGCGACAGTCGCAGCTCGTCGAGGGCCGCTGCGAGTCCCGACGCCTTCGTGACGCCGGCCGGCAGCACCATCACGGCGCCCTTGTTGAAGATGATCTGCAGCTCGAGGCCGAGCTCGTGGATCGCTTCGATCACGGTCGTCTGGTGCGGCTCCCACGTCGCGACGATGACGTGACCGACGGAGAGTGGCTCGACGGCGCGTTCCTTCAGCGCGTCGACGAACGCGGGCGGAGGCGCTTCGGTCAGCGCTCGGGCGTTTCGCGTGGCCGGATCGAACAGCACCGCGCCGTTCTCCGCCACGACTCGGTCGAACACGTCGAGTCGGTCGAAGGCTTGGCGAAGGTCCTCGAGCTCGCGGCCGGTGACCAGGATCGTCCGGCGGCCGCTTTCGCGAACGCGTTCGATCGTCTCGACGACGTCGTCCGGGACAACGCCGTCGGTGGCAATCGTGCCGTCGTAGTCAGTGGCCAGGGCCACGTATCGCACCGCGCACTCCTACCCGAGGAGGTGACGAACGACGCCTGGAGGGCTACTCGCCCGACGCGGCGGCGCGGTTCGCCGCCTTGGCCAGGCGTGACGCGTGGCGCGCGGCGGCGCGCTTGTGGATGACGCCCTTCGAGGCGGCGCGGTCGTACGCGCGAGCCGCGTCGCGGGCGCCGGCCAGGGCGGCGTCACCATCACCGCTGCCCGCAGCGGAGGTGACCTTCTTCGACGCCGTCTTGAGGGCGCTGCGGACCGCCTTGTTGCGCTTGCGGCGGTGCTCGTTTTGGCGGTTGCGCTTGATCTGCGACTTGATGTTGGCCATGGACGGGCGAGTCTACCAGCGCGGTTTCGTCGTTCGAATTGAGCCGGACCTATGCGGCCCGCCCGTACGATATGCCGGCCGTGACCGAATCCACCCGCATCCGCAACTTCTGCATCATCGCCCACATCGACCACGGAAAGTCGACGCTGGCCGATCGCCTGCTGGAGCTGACACACACCGTTCCCGACCGGGAGATGCGCGAGCAGTACCTCGACAAGATGGACCTCGAGCGGGAACGCGGCATCACGATCAAGGCCCAGGCAGTCCGGCTCGCTTACCGCACGAGCGACGTCGATCATGAGCTGAACCTGATCGACACGCCGGGGCACGTCGACTTCACCTACGAGGTATCCCGGTCGCTCGCCGCGTGCGAGGGCGCCATCCTGCTCGTCGACGCTGCGCAGGGGATCGAGGCGCAGACGCTCGCGAACTATCACCTGGCGCGCGACGCCGGACTGGTGATCGTGCCGGCCCTGAACAAGATCGACCTGCCGCAGGCGAACGTCGAGGAGAATCGGCGCGAGCTCGCCGAGCTCGTCGGCATGGAGCCGGACGACGTCCTGGCCGTCTCCGGCAAGACGGGCCAGGGGGTCACCGACCTCGTCGAACGCGTCATCGAGCGCGTTCCGCCGCCGTCGGGTGATCCGAACGCGCGGCTCCGCGCGCTGATCTTCGACTCGAGCTTCGACCCCTACCGTGGCGTCGTCGCGTACGTCCGCGTGTTCGATGGCGCGCTCCCCTCACGCTCGAAGGTCCGGTTCATGGCGACGGGTATCGATTCCGACGCCGAGGAAGCCGGCGTGTTCGCGCCCGAGGCGACGCCCGTGCCGTCGCTCGACGCGGGCGAGGTCGGCTACCTGGTCACCGGCCTGAAGGACGTGCACCAGGTCAAGGTGGGCGACACCGTGACCATCGCGGGGAAGCAACGAGCTGATGAACCTTTGCCCGGTTATCGAGAGCCGCTGCCGATGGTGTGGAGCGGTCTGTATCCCGCAGAGGGCGGTGACTACACGGAGCTGAGAGACGCGCTCGACCGGCTGAAGCTGAGCGACGCGGCGCTCGTTTTCGAGCCCGAGACGTCGCAGGCGCTCGGCTTCGGGTTTCGGTGCGGGTTCCTCGGACTGCTCCACATGGACATCGTCAAGGAACGGCTCGAGCGCGAGTTCTCGCTCGAGCTCATCGCCACCGCGCCGAACGTCGAGTTCCACGCGGTCCGCGGCGACGAGAGGATCGTCGTGCACAACCCGAGCGAGATGCCCCAGCCGGGAACGTACGACCGCGTCGAGGAGCCGATCGTGCTCGCCACGATCATCACGCCGAGCGAGTACCTGGGCCCGGTGTTCGAGCTGTGCCAGTCGCGCCGCGGTGAGCTCTTGGAGATGAGCTACCTGTCGCCCGAGCGTGCCGAGGTCCATTACAAGCTCCCGCTCGCGGAGATCATCTTCGACTTCTTCGACCAGCTGAAGTCGCGCACCCGCGGGTACGCGTCGCTCGACTACGAACCGATCGGGTATGAGTTGAGCGAGCTCGTCAGGGTCGACGTGCTGCTCCACGGCGAGCCGGTGGACGCGTTCTCGAGCGTCGTGCACCGGGACAAGGCGTACGGGTACGGCCGGCGGATGGTCGATCGTTTGCGAGAACTGATCCCGCGGCAGCTGTTCGACGTGGCGATCCAGGCGTCGATCGGATCGCGGATCATCGCCCGCGAGACGGTCAAGGCCAAGCGCAAGGACGTGCTCGCGAAGTGCTACGGCGGCGACATCACCCGGAAACGGAAGCTGCTCGAGGAGCAGAAGAAGGGGAAGGCGCGACTACGGCGCGTCGGCCGGGTCGACGTTCCGCAGGAGGCGTTCATCGAGGCGCTCCGCATCGACAAGGGTGACCGAACGAAGGCGGGGACGCGATCGTGAGCGCGGGTCTCTACGTGCACGTGCCGTTCTGCGTGACCCGGTGTGGGTACTGCGACTTCAACGCATACGCCGGCTTGGATCACCTGCGATCGCGGTACATCGCGGCGTTGGTGCGAGAGGCTGACCTCGCAGCCGACGAATGGTCGGGCGAGACGTTCGTCAGCGTGTTCTTGGGCGGGGGGACGCCGACTACGCTCGACGTCGAGGACCTCCAAGCGTTGCTGACGCGATTGCGCTCGACGGTCGACGTCGCTTCGGACGCCGAGATCACGATCGAGGCGAACCCCGACACCGTCGATCGGGCGGGGCTATCGGGGCTCCTCGATGCGGGATACGCCCGCCTGTCGATGGGAGCGCAGTCGTTCGATCA
Encoded here:
- the lepA gene encoding translation elongation factor 4 encodes the protein MPAVTESTRIRNFCIIAHIDHGKSTLADRLLELTHTVPDREMREQYLDKMDLERERGITIKAQAVRLAYRTSDVDHELNLIDTPGHVDFTYEVSRSLAACEGAILLVDAAQGIEAQTLANYHLARDAGLVIVPALNKIDLPQANVEENRRELAELVGMEPDDVLAVSGKTGQGVTDLVERVIERVPPPSGDPNARLRALIFDSSFDPYRGVVAYVRVFDGALPSRSKVRFMATGIDSDAEEAGVFAPEATPVPSLDAGEVGYLVTGLKDVHQVKVGDTVTIAGKQRADEPLPGYREPLPMVWSGLYPAEGGDYTELRDALDRLKLSDAALVFEPETSQALGFGFRCGFLGLLHMDIVKERLEREFSLELIATAPNVEFHAVRGDERIVVHNPSEMPQPGTYDRVEEPIVLATIITPSEYLGPVFELCQSRRGELLEMSYLSPERAEVHYKLPLAEIIFDFFDQLKSRTRGYASLDYEPIGYELSELVRVDVLLHGEPVDAFSSVVHRDKAYGYGRRMVDRLRELIPRQLFDVAIQASIGSRIIARETVKAKRKDVLAKCYGGDITRKRKLLEEQKKGKARLRRVGRVDVPQEAFIEALRIDKGDRTKAGTRS
- the rpsT gene encoding 30S ribosomal protein S20, which encodes MANIKSQIKRNRQNEHRRKRNKAVRSALKTASKKVTSAAGSGDGDAALAGARDAARAYDRAASKGVIHKRAAARHASRLAKAANRAAASGE
- a CDS encoding HAD-IIB family hydrolase — its product is MRYVALATDYDGTIATDGVVPDDVVETIERVRESGRRTILVTGRELEDLRQAFDRLDVFDRVVAENGAVLFDPATRNARALTEAPPPAFVDALKERAVEPLSVGHVIVATWEPHQTTVIEAIHELGLELQIIFNKGAVMVLPAGVTKASGLAAALDELRLSPHNVVGVGDAENDHAFLDACELSVAVANALPAVKDRCDYVTNGTRGDGVRELCDGLLESDLELLDERLPRHDIVIGTAEDGEPVRVRPYRTNVLVTGPSGSGKSTLVTAFLEELVEHAYQFCLIDPEGDYEELEHGVVLGSHDGAPTVDEALDALVDPDINLVLNLLGERLDDRPGFLSSLLPRLQELRAETGRPHWLVVDEAHHLLPSGLQTPEATLPRRVASVVMVTVHADAMSPAALEPVNLVLTPSKGASESLGKFANVVGVEPPRDDAVRPDEGQAVAWFVEESPIAFAPVEPGQERRRHRRKYAQGDVEEKAFFFRGPDDRLNLKAQNLAVFAQIAEGVDDETWLWHLGRGDYERWFRDVIKDEALGEVAKRVANDTDAETSRREILDAVSERYTVPAEASP